The Schistocerca gregaria isolate iqSchGreg1 chromosome 1, iqSchGreg1.2, whole genome shotgun sequence genome includes a window with the following:
- the LOC126344078 gene encoding uncharacterized protein LOC126344078, with protein sequence MVGPGLEYRVVRGGAADCSRVESFLRRVFYPREPLCAALGFTAGPADAADMPALDDLRDGWSLLAERRQDGALVAACICALLQPDEGGGAAGHRRQFGDERMAEIWRVVGVAHAAAGLEGRRALDVSVLAVDPSLRGAGLGLELLRRAADVGREAGAPLLTVVCTSAYSARLAQKLGMRCLHSLPYQQSGLAHLPQEPHTHVHVYALDL encoded by the exons ATGGTGGGCCCCGGGCTGGAGTACCGCGTGGTGCGCGGCGGCGCGGCCGACTGCTCTCGCGTGGAGAGCTTCCTTCGGCGAGTGTTCTACCCGCGAGAGCCGCTGTGCGCCGCGCTCGGCTTCACGGCGGGTCCCGCGGACGCGGCCGACATGCCCGCCCTGGACGACCTGCGCGACGGCTGGTCGCTGCTCGCCGAGCGCCGCCAGGACGGCGCGCTCGTCGCCGCCTGCATCTGCGCGCTGCTGCAGCCGGACGAGGGCGGCGGCGCCGCCGGGCACCGCCGGCAG TTTGGGGACGAGCGCATGGCGGAGATCTGGCGCGTCGTGGGCGTCGCGCACGCGGCGGCCGGGCTGGAGGGGCGCCGCGCGCTGGACGTGTCGGTGCTGGCGGTGGACCCCTCGCTGAGGGGCGCCGGGCTGGGCCTCGAGCTGCTGCGGCGCGCCGCCGACGTGGGCCGCGAGGCCGGCGCCCCGCTGCTCACCGTCGTCTGCACCAGCGCCTACTCGGCGCGCCTCGCCCAGAAGCTCGGCATGCGCTGCCTGCACAGCCTGCCCTACCAGCAGTCCGGCCTCGCCCACCTGCCCCAGGAGCCGCACACGCACGTCCACGTCTACGCACTGGACCTTTAA